The following coding sequences are from one Anabas testudineus chromosome 16, fAnaTes1.2, whole genome shotgun sequence window:
- the selenbp1 gene encoding methanethiol oxidase, with the protein MASCSGCGPGYRSPLDAMKGPREEIIYLPCIYRNTGTLKPDYLATVDVDPRSPSFCQVIHRLPMPNLRDELHHSGWNTCSSCFGDASKKRNRLILPSLISSRVYVVDVGTEPRAPQIHKMVEPVDLFWKCGLANPHTSHCLGSGQIMISCLGDPSGNGKGGFILLDGETFEVIGNWEQPGESAPFGYDFWYQPQHNVMISTEWGAPQALGDGFNPAHVKKGHYGQCLHVWDWTTHKRLQTIDLGEEGAIPLEVRFLHDPSAPEGYVGCALQGTVFRFYKTPKGDWAAEKVIGVPSKKVEGWMLPEMPSLITDILISLDDRFLYFSNWLHGDIRQYDIKDRRNPRLVGQVFLGGSFVSDGPVKVLEDPENQPQPPPRIIKGRRVHGGPQMLQLSLDGRRLYVTTSLYSAWDKQFYPDMIKEGSVMMQIDVNSDSGGLSLNENFLVDFGKEPDGPVLAHEMRYPGGDCTSDIWL; encoded by the exons ccAGCTGTTCAGGATGTGGACCTGGATACCGCAGCCCGCTGGATGCCATGAAGG GTCCTCGGGAGGAGATCATCTACCTGCCCTGCATCTACCGCAACACTGGCACCCTGAAACCCGACTACCTGGCTACTGTCGATGTCGACCCCAGGTCCCCGAGCTTCTGCCAG GTGATCCACCGGCTGCCGATGCCGAACCTCCGTGACGAGCTGCACCACTCCGGCTGGaacacctgcagcagctgcttcgGAGACGCCTCCAAGAAGAGGAACCGCCTGATTCTGCCGTCACTCATCTCGTCCAGAGTCTACGTGGTCGATGTGGGGACGGAGCCCAGAGCGCCGCAGATCCACAAG ATGGTGGAACCTGTGGATCTGTTCTGGAAGTGTGGCCTGGCAAATCCTCACACTTCTCACTGTCTGGGCAGCGGTCAGATCATGATCAGCTGTTTGGGAGACCCATCCGGCAACGGCAAAG GTGGTTTCATCCTGTTGGACGGTGAGACGTTCGAAGTCATCGGTAACTGGGAACAGCCGGGTGAATCGGCACCGTTTGGGTACGACTTCTGGTACCAGCCTCAACACAACGTGATGATCAGTACCGAATGGGGGGCACCGCAGGCTCTGGGTGATGGATTTAATCCTGCTCATGTCAAAAAAG GTCACTATGGCCAGTGCCTCCATGTTTGGGACTGGACCACCCACAAGAGACTGCAGACGATCGATCTGGGAGAAGAGGGCGCTATTCCTCTGGAGGTCCGATTCTTGCATGACCCCAGCGCCCCTGAAGGCTATGTGGGATGTGCCCTACAAGGAACTGTTTTCAGATTCTACAAAACACCA AAAGGCGACTGGGCTGCAGAGAAGGTGATTGGTGTTCCCAGTAAGAAGGTGGAGGGATGGATGCTGCCTGAGATGCCCA GTCTGATCACAGACATCCTGATTTCACTGGACGACCGGTTTCTGTACTTCAGTAACTGGCTGCACGGTGATATCAGACAGTATGACATCAAAGACAGGAGGAACCCCCGACTGGTCGGCCAG gtGTTTCTGGGAGGAAGTTTCGTCAGTGATGGACCAGTGAAAGTCCTGGAAGACCCCGAAAACCAGCCACAGCCCCCCCCACGCATCATCAAG gggAGGCGTGTCCATGGAGGACCTCAGATGTTACAGCTGAGCTTGGACGGCCGGAGACTTTACGTGACTACGTCTCTGTACAGCGCCTGGGACAAACAATTCTACCCCGACATGATCAA agagGGCTCGGTGATGATGCAGATCGATGTGAACTCTGACAGCGGAGGTCTGTCCCTGAATGAAAACTTCCTGGTGGATTTTGGTAAAGAACCGGACGGTCCCGTTCTGGCCCACGAGATGAGATATCCTGGAGGAGACTGCACATCTGACATCTGGCTGTGA